One Edaphobacter flagellatus genomic region harbors:
- the lepA gene encoding translation elongation factor 4, translating to MNPSHIRNFAIIAHIDHGKSTLSDRLLELTGSLTSREMQAQVLDAMDLERERGITIKAHTVRMMYKSRDGETYQLNLIDTPGHVDFSYEVSRSLASCEGALLVVDASQGVEAQTLANAYLAISNGLEIIPVINKIDLPSADIPRTKEMIEKSVGLPADDAIPVSAKTGKNVDEILEAVVHLLPPPKGDADAPLQALIFDSWFDPYRGVIVLARVINGRMRKGQKIRLMSNGKVFDIESMGVMTPKPVEIDELSAGEVGFFVATIKNVADTKVGDTITDVERPCAEPLPGFEDIKSMVFAGLYTVDSHEHGLLRDALEKLRLNDSSFNFEPESSVALGFGFRCGFLGLLHLEIIQERLEREYNLDLITTAPGVQYKITLTDGKVVTVDNPSRWPDPSEIEQVEEPVIEAKILTNEEYLGGILKLVEDKRGRQKNIEYVSETRVMITYELPLNEIVLDFYDRLKSVSRGYASLDYHLAGTWISPMVKMDILVSGEPVDALSIIVHRDFAYDRGKALVEKMRELIPRQMFEVAIQAAIGSKIIARSTVTAIRKNVIAKCYGGDISRKRKLLEKQKEGKKRMKRIGKVDIPQEAFLAVLKVGEE from the coding sequence ATGAATCCCAGTCACATTCGCAACTTCGCGATCATCGCGCACATTGACCACGGCAAGTCCACCCTGTCGGACCGTTTGCTTGAGCTGACCGGTAGCTTGACCTCGCGCGAGATGCAGGCGCAGGTGCTCGACGCGATGGATCTGGAGCGCGAACGCGGCATCACGATCAAGGCCCACACGGTACGCATGATGTATAAGTCGCGCGACGGTGAGACCTATCAGCTCAACCTGATCGACACGCCCGGTCATGTGGACTTCAGCTATGAGGTCTCGCGCTCGCTGGCTTCGTGCGAGGGCGCGCTGCTGGTCGTCGATGCCTCCCAGGGTGTTGAGGCGCAGACGCTTGCCAATGCCTATCTCGCCATTTCGAATGGGCTTGAGATCATCCCCGTCATCAATAAGATCGACCTGCCAAGCGCCGATATTCCGCGCACGAAGGAGATGATCGAGAAGTCTGTCGGCCTGCCTGCCGACGATGCGATTCCCGTCTCTGCGAAGACAGGCAAGAACGTCGACGAGATTCTCGAAGCGGTCGTGCATCTACTGCCTCCACCGAAGGGCGATGCCGATGCTCCTTTGCAGGCGTTGATCTTCGATAGCTGGTTCGATCCCTACCGCGGCGTAATCGTGCTGGCTCGTGTGATCAATGGACGCATGCGCAAGGGACAGAAGATCAGGCTGATGTCGAACGGCAAGGTCTTCGATATCGAGAGCATGGGCGTGATGACGCCGAAGCCTGTCGAAATCGATGAGCTCTCCGCCGGAGAAGTCGGCTTCTTCGTCGCCACCATCAAGAACGTCGCCGATACCAAGGTGGGCGACACCATTACCGATGTCGAGCGGCCCTGCGCGGAGCCTCTGCCGGGCTTCGAAGATATCAAGAGCATGGTCTTTGCGGGTCTTTATACGGTTGATTCGCACGAGCACGGCCTGCTGCGCGACGCGCTGGAGAAGCTGCGGCTCAACGACTCGTCGTTCAACTTCGAGCCGGAATCCTCGGTCGCTCTCGGCTTCGGCTTTCGCTGCGGCTTCCTCGGCCTGCTGCACCTTGAGATCATCCAGGAGCGCCTGGAGCGCGAGTACAACCTCGACCTGATCACGACTGCTCCGGGTGTGCAGTACAAGATCACGCTCACGGACGGTAAGGTCGTTACGGTCGACAACCCCTCGCGCTGGCCTGACCCAAGTGAAATCGAGCAGGTGGAAGAGCCGGTTATCGAAGCCAAGATCCTGACCAACGAGGAGTACCTCGGCGGCATTCTGAAGCTGGTCGAAGACAAGCGCGGCCGCCAGAAGAATATCGAATACGTCTCTGAGACGCGCGTCATGATCACCTACGAGCTGCCGCTCAATGAGATCGTGCTCGACTTCTACGATCGCCTGAAGTCCGTCTCGCGTGGCTACGCCTCGCTGGATTACCATCTGGCCGGGACGTGGATCTCGCCAATGGTGAAGATGGACATTCTGGTCTCGGGCGAGCCGGTCGACGCGCTCTCGATCATCGTGCACCGCGACTTTGCCTATGACCGCGGCAAAGCACTGGTCGAAAAGATGCGTGAACTCATTCCGCGCCAGATGTTTGAGGTCGCAATCCAGGCGGCGATCGGGTCGAAGATCATCGCTCGATCTACGGTCACGGCCATTCGCAAAAACGTGATCGCGAAGTGCTATGGCGGCGACATCAGCCGTAAGCGCAAGCTTCTTGAAAAGCAGAAGGAAGGCAAGAAACGGATGAAGCGCATCGGCAAGGTCGACATTCCGCAGGAAGCCTTCCTGGCGGTGCTGAAGGTGGGCGAAGAGTAA